A window of the Lolium perenne isolate Kyuss_39 chromosome 7, Kyuss_2.0, whole genome shotgun sequence genome harbors these coding sequences:
- the LOC127315783 gene encoding uncharacterized protein, with the protein MSSASSHSNPFAGPDPATIRLINIRDRVPVTLDATNSSYHPWKTYFTLLFHEENLLDHVDGSINSRIMAADPEWTSIDATLIRWFFTTISRDLFLTVIRDGDDATTVWTKLNGFFTDNKLQRRVFLHQEFTDCHQDDQTIDEYTRRLKQLADELRDIGAPIDDDFLLSTLTANLHEDFGNAASNLTLMPDPSFPKFVSYLKLEERRMKGVKKRAQH; encoded by the coding sequence ATGTCGTCGGCCTCCTCTCACTCCAACCCCTTCGCCGGCCCCGATCCCGCCACCATCCGCCTCATCAACATCCGCGACCGAGTCCCCGTCACCCTCGACGCCACCAACTCCTCCTACCACCCATGGAAAACCTACTTCACCCTTCTCTTCCACGAGGAGAACCTGCTGGATCATGTTGATGGCTCCATCAACTCACGCATCATGGCTGCCGATCCCGAGTGGACCTCGATCGACGCTACGCTCATCAGGTGGTTCTTCACCACGATCTCGCGCGATCTGTTCCTCACCGTCATCCGGGACGGCGACGACGCTACCACCGTGTGGACCAAGCTCAATGGCTTCTTCACCGACAACAAGCTTCAGCGCCGCGTCTTCTTGCATCAAGAATTCACGGACTGCCATCAGGACGATCAGACCATCGACGAATACACTCGTCGCCTTAAGCAGTTGGCGGATGAACTGCGCGACATCGGCGCCCCGATCGATGATGACTTTCTCCTCAGCACCCTCACCGCCAACCTCCATGAGGATTTCGGTAATGCGGCCAGCAACCTCACCTTGATGCCCGACCCCTCCTTCCCAAAGTTTGTGTCCTACCTCAAGCTTGAAGAACGTCGGATGAAGGGCGTGAAGAAGCGCGCgcagcattga